Within Bradymonas sediminis, the genomic segment AGGAGATCTTATAATCTTGTTGGACCATGCGATTGCCCTTGAGCACGGGGTAATCGACATCTTGTTTGTCCATAAACTCCTGGATCTTCTCGTCTGATTGGTAGTCCAGGACGACCGAGATCAGGTTGATGCGCTCGCCCATCCAGGACTTGATGCGGCTGACGTTGTCGGACTCCGCGCCGCACACCCCACACCAGGGGGCCCAGAAGACCACGAAGGTCTTCTTGCCCTGGTATTGCTGCAGCTCGTGCTCGTTGCCCTGCATATCGACCAGGGCGAACTGGGGGGCGGGGGCCCCCGATTTGACCAGCGCCCGGCTCTGCCACATCGTGATGGCGGTAAAAATCAGCGCGAAGATAGCCAGGTCACCGGCCCAGCGAAACCAGCGCTTCTGGCGTAATTGCTGCCAGCGGCTGAGCTGCTGGGAGGATATATCACTGCTCTCAGTGCTCATTGTGCGGCCTCTTTAAATGCGTCGACCAACATGGTGGGCGTCAGGACCTCGGGCATCGGTTTGCCCTTGGGCGACCCGTTGGGGGAGTAGATGAGGTAGAAGGGAACGCCGGCCTTGCCGTGCTCGGCGAGCTTCAGGCGGATCTTCTCATCCGGGTTGGTCCAGTCGGCGTAGAAGGGCGCGACGTTATATTTGACGATGGCCTCGCGCACCGGCGCGGTGTCGATGGCGGTCTTCATATTTGCCTGGCAGGTCAGGCACCAGTCGGCGCCGAAGTCCACAAAGACCGGGCGGCCCTCGGCGACGGCGGCCTGCACGGCCTCCTCGCTCCAATCCTGCCATTGAATCTCATCGACGGTCGAGGTCGCGGTGTTGGCCGCGCGCGCCTGGGTGCGCTCGATTTTAAGCGGGAAGCTATAATATCCCGCGACGCCAAGGATGCTCAGGGCCAGCGCGACGGTCATCGCTTTGCGCTTCGTCCAGGAAGCGAATTGCACCAGCCCGAAGAGCCAGGCCGCGATGCCCAGGGTGCCGGCGAACATCAGCACGGACGCCATGGCGTCGACGCCCGCCTGGCGGCCGAGCAGCCAGATGATCCAGATGGCCGAGCCGAGCAGAGCGAAGCCCAAAAAGGTCTTGAGGTGGGCCATCCACATGCCGGGTTTGGGCAGGACTTTGGCCCAGCCGGGCATCAGCGTGAGGGCGACCATCGGGGCCGCAAGGCCAAGGCCGAGCGCGGCGAAGACCGCGATAATGGTCAGCGGACCGCTGGCCAGCGCGAAGCCCACCGCGGTGCCCAAAAAGGGCGCGGAGCAGGGGGTCGCGAGGATCACGGCGAGCACACCTTCCCAGACGCTGCGCTTGATGCCGCTGCTCTCCTGGGCCTTCTCATGGATATTCTGGGCGTTCATGCTTACTTCGAAGACGCCGAAGAGGTTGAGCGCGAAGAGCACCAGGATGACGATCAGGCCGGCCAGGAAATGCGGTTGCTGGAATTGGAAGCCCCAGCCGACCTGCGTGCCGGCCACGCGCAGCCCGATGACCACGCTCGCCAGCACCATCATGCTGCCGATGATGCCGCCGGTATAGGCCATGCCGTGGGTGACGATGCCGCGCTTGCTCTCGTGGACGATATTGGCAAAGGACGACACCTTCAGCGCGAGCACGGGGAACACGCAGGGCATCAGGTTTAGGATGATGCCGCCGACAAACGCCAGCACGAGCACCCACGCCAGGCTAAGCGGCTCCTCGGAGTCGTCGGGCGTTGTAGCCGCGCCGGGCTCGGCGTTCTTTGGGTTCGAAAGCGCGGGCGTCGAGCCGACGCCGGGGATGCGCGCGTTATCCCAGGTGGGGACCGGCATCTCTTCGACCGGGTCGTCGGGCGCGCCGCGCTCAAACTCGTCGCGAATATAGACCGGGACGATGCTGCCGTCGGAGGCTTCGAATTCGAGCACGCCCGACAAGATATCGCGCGACTCTTCGGCGTCCGCCGGCAACTTCCCGTGGATATTGAGCAGCCAACCGTGGGCGGCATCGGGGTGCTTTTCTAACGCGGTGACGCGCACTTCGGGGATCGAGAAGATGTCCGGGATAAACGCGTGTTCGAGGTCATCGTAGCGCACCTTGAGGTCCAGGCAGGTGCTGGCCTTTTCCTGGCACTCGACAAGCTCGACCAGGACGTTGAACTCGTCGTTGGGGCGAAGCGGGGTCTGCGAATAGTGGAATTTGGTCTCAAGCCCGAGGTCCTCGGCCTTGCGCGGCACGCGCTTGCCGAATTTCGCGAAGTCCTGGATCAGGTTGGTGTCAGCCAGGATGGTCGAGTCGCCCACCGGGATGGTGCGGCTGAGGTTGGAGTGCCCGGGCATGCAGAGGTTGCTGCACGCCAGATAATCGACGTTGGCCTGCAGGGTGATCGAGCCGGTCGCGTCTTTGGCGACGGTGGCCTCGCTATAGAGGATGACCTCGTTATCGTAGCCATAGACGATCTGCTCGCCGTCCATCTCGGCGAAGACCTGCGG encodes:
- a CDS encoding TlpA family protein disulfide reductase; the protein is MSTESSDISSQQLSRWQQLRQKRWFRWAGDLAIFALIFTAITMWQSRALVKSGAPAPQFALVDMQGNEHELQQYQGKKTFVVFWAPWCGVCGAESDNVSRIKSWMGERINLISVVLDYQSDEKIQEFMDKQDVDYPVLKGNRMVQQDYKISSYPTLYVLNEDGAIDYTVVGYTTTLGMLWRALL
- a CDS encoding protein-disulfide reductase DsbD family protein, with amino-acid sequence MTTSKYLRLLLLSASLLFGALSAVQPASAEAYQVPETAYGAGPIHEGDVSVESRLIVDATQVAPGDTIRVGVAFKLASEWHIYWKYPGDAGVPTHIEWSADQMSFGELQWAAPQVFAEMDGEQIVYGYDNEVILYSEATVAKDATGSITLQANVDYLACSNLCMPGHSNLSRTIPVGDSTILADTNLIQDFAKFGKRVPRKAEDLGLETKFHYSQTPLRPNDEFNVLVELVECQEKASTCLDLKVRYDDLEHAFIPDIFSIPEVRVTALEKHPDAAHGWLLNIHGKLPADAEESRDILSGVLEFEASDGSIVPVYIRDEFERGAPDDPVEEMPVPTWDNARIPGVGSTPALSNPKNAEPGAATTPDDSEEPLSLAWVLVLAFVGGIILNLMPCVFPVLALKVSSFANIVHESKRGIVTHGMAYTGGIIGSMMVLASVVIGLRVAGTQVGWGFQFQQPHFLAGLIVILVLFALNLFGVFEVSMNAQNIHEKAQESSGIKRSVWEGVLAVILATPCSAPFLGTAVGFALASGPLTIIAVFAALGLGLAAPMVALTLMPGWAKVLPKPGMWMAHLKTFLGFALLGSAIWIIWLLGRQAGVDAMASVLMFAGTLGIAAWLFGLVQFASWTKRKAMTVALALSILGVAGYYSFPLKIERTQARAANTATSTVDEIQWQDWSEEAVQAAVAEGRPVFVDFGADWCLTCQANMKTAIDTAPVREAIVKYNVAPFYADWTNPDEKIRLKLAEHGKAGVPFYLIYSPNGSPKGKPMPEVLTPTMLVDAFKEAAQ